Proteins from a single region of Dyadobacter fanqingshengii:
- a CDS encoding amidohydrolase: MHAAQQTEKLSVALIQTDLFWEDTTANLATLEEKIAGLSGPADIIVLPEMFNSGFTMNTAAAEPMNFTTTRWMKQMAAQTKALIIGSFAVREEGRYYNRLMCVDPDGSYVFNDKKHLFSFGKEHLTYTPGKSRLVIDYKGWKICPLVCYDLRFPVWSRNLASDPYDLLIYVANWPAKRAHAWNTLLKARAIENQSFAVGVNRIGSDPNGLTYQGDSVALDFLGEPLSMLASAETEKIVTFNKAELSAYRGAFPALADADDFQINW; this comes from the coding sequence ATGCATGCAGCCCAGCAGACGGAAAAATTGTCGGTCGCGTTAATACAAACTGACCTGTTTTGGGAAGATACAACTGCTAACCTCGCAACGCTTGAAGAAAAAATAGCCGGACTTTCGGGTCCAGCCGACATTATTGTGCTTCCGGAAATGTTCAATTCCGGATTTACAATGAATACCGCCGCGGCAGAGCCGATGAATTTCACCACCACGCGCTGGATGAAGCAAATGGCTGCGCAGACAAAAGCATTGATTATCGGAAGTTTTGCGGTTAGAGAAGAAGGCCGATATTACAATCGGTTAATGTGTGTCGATCCCGATGGTTCCTATGTATTTAATGATAAGAAGCATCTATTTAGCTTTGGGAAAGAACACCTTACCTATACGCCCGGGAAATCCAGGCTGGTCATTGACTACAAAGGCTGGAAAATTTGTCCGCTGGTTTGCTATGACCTTCGCTTTCCGGTCTGGAGCCGGAATCTCGCATCTGATCCTTACGACCTTCTTATATATGTAGCCAACTGGCCTGCCAAGCGCGCACATGCCTGGAATACATTGTTAAAAGCCCGGGCTATCGAAAATCAGAGTTTTGCAGTGGGTGTCAACCGCATTGGCTCCGACCCAAACGGGCTTACCTACCAGGGAGATTCCGTTGCGCTCGACTTTTTGGGCGAGCCGCTGAGTATGCTGGCGAGTGCCGAAACCGAGAAAATAGTTACTTTCAACAAAGCCGAACTTAGTGCTTATCGCGGCGCATTTCCCGCATTGGCCGATGCCGACGACTTTCAGATAAATTGGTGA
- the gatC gene encoding Asp-tRNA(Asn)/Glu-tRNA(Gln) amidotransferase subunit GatC → MKIDKESLKKIAHLARLEIKPGEEEGILKSMDSVLTWMEQLNEVNTEGVEPLTHILSEVNNWREDEGVNTMSREEALANAPAKNSSYIMVPKVIE, encoded by the coding sequence ATGAAAATCGACAAAGAGTCTCTTAAAAAAATAGCCCACCTAGCCCGTTTGGAAATAAAACCAGGGGAAGAGGAAGGCATTCTTAAGAGCATGGATTCCGTATTAACGTGGATGGAGCAGCTGAATGAGGTAAATACGGAAGGCGTGGAACCTCTGACTCATATCCTTAGCGAAGTGAACAACTGGCGGGAAGATGAAGGTGTAAATACCATGAGCCGTGAAGAAGCGCTTGCAAATGCGCCCGCTAAAAATTCTTCTTATATAATGGTTCCCAAAGTAATTGAGTAA